In the genome of Streptomyces racemochromogenes, one region contains:
- a CDS encoding S28 family serine protease yields MRKTLGRILPVAVLIGAAGTAGLTAQTATAAEPAAATRATAGQASAADIKDQILAIPGMSLIEEKPYPGYRFFVLNYEQPVDHRQPWKGTFKQRVTLLHKDVSRPTVFFTSGYNVNTNPRRAEPTTIIDGNQLSMEYRFFNPSRPDPADWSKLDIWQAASDQHRLFTALKKIYPKNWLSTGASKGGMTATYFERFYPRDMDGVVAYVAPNDVVNKEDSAYDRFFGKVGTKECRDKLNNVQREALIRREPLEAKYKAAAAENGWTFNTVGSLDKAFEAVVLDYTWAFWQYSLLADCATIPDAKTATDQQIWDTVDTISGFSAYADQGLETYTPYYYQAGTQLGSPDIKQPHLKGLSRYGYQPPRNFVPRDIPMTFQPAAMADVDNWVRNNAHQMLFVYGQNDPWGAEPFHLGYGTRDSYVMTAPGANHGANVAKLQDGEKALATARILQWAGVAPAADVFRTDGAAAPQAVAPLAAPDPVLDQTDLRRDSLRR; encoded by the coding sequence ATGCGCAAGACGCTTGGCCGGATACTGCCCGTCGCGGTGCTGATCGGTGCCGCGGGCACGGCCGGTCTCACGGCTCAGACGGCCACCGCCGCAGAGCCGGCCGCCGCCACGCGGGCCACCGCGGGACAGGCATCCGCCGCGGACATCAAGGACCAGATCCTCGCGATCCCGGGCATGAGCCTGATCGAGGAGAAGCCGTACCCCGGCTACCGGTTCTTCGTACTGAACTACGAGCAGCCGGTCGACCACCGGCAGCCGTGGAAGGGCACCTTCAAGCAGCGCGTCACCCTGTTGCACAAGGACGTCTCCCGCCCCACGGTGTTCTTCACCTCGGGCTACAACGTCAACACCAACCCGCGCCGCGCGGAGCCGACGACCATCATCGACGGCAACCAGCTGTCCATGGAGTATCGATTCTTCAACCCGTCCCGCCCCGACCCGGCGGACTGGTCGAAGCTCGACATCTGGCAGGCGGCCAGCGACCAGCACCGCCTCTTCACCGCCCTGAAGAAGATCTACCCCAAGAACTGGCTGTCCACGGGCGCCAGCAAGGGCGGCATGACGGCGACGTACTTCGAGCGCTTCTACCCGCGCGACATGGACGGTGTCGTCGCCTACGTGGCGCCCAACGACGTCGTCAACAAGGAGGACTCGGCCTACGACCGGTTCTTCGGCAAGGTCGGCACCAAGGAGTGCCGCGACAAGCTGAACAACGTCCAGCGCGAGGCCCTGATCCGCCGCGAGCCGCTGGAGGCCAAGTACAAGGCCGCCGCGGCCGAGAACGGCTGGACCTTCAACACCGTCGGCAGCCTCGACAAGGCCTTCGAGGCCGTGGTCCTCGACTACACCTGGGCCTTCTGGCAGTACAGCCTGCTCGCCGACTGCGCCACGATCCCGGACGCCAAGACCGCCACCGACCAGCAGATCTGGGACACGGTCGACACGATCTCCGGCTTCTCGGCCTACGCCGACCAGGGCCTGGAGACGTACACGCCGTACTACTACCAGGCCGGCACGCAGCTCGGCTCGCCCGACATCAAGCAGCCCCACCTCAAGGGCCTGAGCCGCTACGGCTACCAGCCCCCGCGCAACTTCGTGCCGCGCGACATCCCCATGACCTTCCAGCCGGCGGCCATGGCGGACGTGGACAACTGGGTCCGCAACAACGCCCACCAGATGCTGTTCGTGTACGGGCAGAACGACCCGTGGGGCGCCGAGCCCTTCCACCTCGGGTACGGGACGCGCGACAGCTACGTGATGACCGCTCCGGGCGCCAACCACGGGGCCAACGTCGCCAAGCTCCAGGACGGCGAGAAGGCCCTCGCGACCGCGCGGATCCTCCAGTGGGCCGGCGTCGCCCCCGCGGCCGACGTGTTCCGCACCGACGGCGCCGCCGCCCCGCAGGCGGTGGCCCCGCTCGCCGCACCGGACCCGGTGCTCGACCAGACCGACCTGCGCCGCGACTCGCTGCGCCGGTAG